The following nucleotide sequence is from Mesobacillus jeotgali.
AACTTAATCAAGAAGGAGAAAGATATGTGGGAACAACGACTGGTTCAGACAGAAAGAGGTCAGTTTGAAGTATTTGTGGCAGGTAAAGGGGAGCCGCTCTGTGTGACTCATCTGTATAGTGAATTTAATCATCTAGGAAATTATTTTGCCGATTTGTTTGCTGACTATTTTACAGTCTATCTAGTGAATTTGAAGGAAGCAGGAAAGTCAGCGAGAGTGCAAGAGGAAGATGAGCTAAGCATGAGTCAGTCAGTTGAGGACTTGGAAGCGATTAGGACGGTGCTCGGTTCTAAACAATGGAGTTTTGCCGGACATTCCACTGGGGGCATGTTAGGGCTAGTGTATGCTGCTCAATATCCTGGTTCATTAAGGAGTCTGATAATTGGCGGGGCATCAGCTACAAATCAATATATGGAGCATAGAGATAGCATATACAGTGCCAAAAACCCTGCAAATAAAAGATTGAAGGAGATCTTCTCCATCCTAAAATCCAGTGACTCAACAAGGGAGGCGAGAATGGAGGCTGGCAGAGAATGGACCGAAATGTCATTATTTGATCCAGGCCGATTTGATGAGTATTTTTCTAAGCCAAGCAGTGGAAAAGTGGTTCAGCAGCGATTGGATTATTTTTCGTATGAAGAACTTCCATCTTTCGATATTAGACAGGCCATTTCAAAAAT
It contains:
- a CDS encoding alpha/beta fold hydrolase — translated: MWEQRLVQTERGQFEVFVAGKGEPLCVTHLYSEFNHLGNYFADLFADYFTVYLVNLKEAGKSARVQEEDELSMSQSVEDLEAIRTVLGSKQWSFAGHSTGGMLGLVYAAQYPGSLRSLIIGGASATNQYMEHRDSIYSAKNPANKRLKEIFSILKSSDSTREARMEAGREWTEMSLFDPGRFDEYFSKPSSGKVVQQRLDYFSYEELPSFDIRQAISKINTPTIVYCGRHDSQCPFVFSEEIHHLITASNFYVFEKSNHSPFLEEKEKFKEMIEDFFEMIKGC